CGGGCTTGGTCTGGGGCGTAATCCTCGGCGCCGGTCTGCATCTGGCAATTCAGTGGCCGGCTTTGGCCCGCAGTGCGTTTTTCGGTCGGGCCGCCGAATCGGCCGCTTCGCCGGCGGCGGGAACAGCAAAAAACGAGTGGCGGAAAATTTTTGTTTTGGCCTGGCCGCGGACGCTGGCTTTGTCCGCCAATCAATTAACAATCACCGTGCTTTTGGCCCTGGCTTCTTATTTGGCCGCCGGCTCCATCGCCGTTTTCAATTTTGCTTATAATTTGCAATCAGTACTCCTATCAATCATCGGCGTCAGTTATTCCGTGGCGGCATTCCCGACTTTGGTGCGTCTGTTCACCGCCGGCGATCAACCGCAATTTGTCCGGCAGGTCGCGGCCGTGGCGCGGCACATTATTTTCTGGTCTTTGCCGGCAATTACTTTGTTTATTGTTTTGCGGGCGCAGATCGTTCGGGTGATTCTCGGCGCCGGCCGTTTTGACTGGTCGGACACGCGCCTGACCGCCGCCGCCCTGGCTATTTTTCTGATTTCCGCCGCCGCGCAAAGTCTGATTTTACTTTTGGTCCGCGGTTATTACGCCTGCGGCCAAACGCGCAAACCTCTAATCATCAACAGTTTGTCTTCAATTTTGATCGTGCTTCTAGCTTTGGTTTTATTTCCCCTGATCGACCATTCAGTGTTATTCGGCGAGTGGTTGAAACATCTTTGGCGGGTGGCCGATTTGCCGGCTACGGAAATTCTAATTTTACCGCTCGCTTTTTCCATCGGCTCCCTGCTGAATTTAGGCATCCTTTGGCGTTCCTTCCGGCGGGATTTCGGTTCTTTCCCGCCGCTTTTATCCAA
This region of Candidatus Paceibacterota bacterium genomic DNA includes:
- a CDS encoding lipid II flippase MurJ: GLVWGVILGAGLHLAIQWPALARSAFFGRAAESAASPAAGTAKNEWRKIFVLAWPRTLALSANQLTITVLLALASYLAAGSIAVFNFAYNLQSVLLSIIGVSYSVAAFPTLVRLFTAGDQPQFVRQVAAVARHIIFWSLPAITLFIVLRAQIVRVILGAGRFDWSDTRLTAAALAIFLISAAAQSLILLLVRGYYACGQTRKPLIINSLSSILIVLLALVLFPLIDHSVLFGEWLKHLWRVADLPATEILILPLAFSIGSLLNLGILWRSFRRDFGSFPPLLSKSFWQTAAAALAAAAATYLLLQLLAPVFNQATFWGIFNQGLLAGLGGLLIDFLILRWFNNEEMIEISRSLQRQFWRRAKPILPPPADL